Sequence from the Candidatus Latescibacterota bacterium genome:
ACTTACTTCAGGGGATTGCCTCGAGTTGGGAGTGATCGACGGTATCATCGAAGAAGTCCATGGAGCTGCTCACAGGGATCTCGAAGGGAACGCGGCACGGATCAGAGATGCGATTCTCGGTGAGTACGAGAAATTGGATAAGGTCCCGCCTGATGGATTGTTGAAAATGCGGGAAGAGAAGTTTTACGCGATGGGCAAGTTCGAGGAGGGATAATTGCGGTATTGTCCTGGTCTGGTGAAGGGGTTGCAGCGCTTCCTGAACAGCATGTGACTTTCATTACTTCGGCCTTTTTGCTTGACCGGCTGATATCGAATAGTCTATAATTATTCTGCCAGCTTAATGATAATGAAAAGGTAAAATCACAACTGTGCTGCAGGTCCCTGATTGGAAAGGGTATCTTTCCTATGTGTCAGGGATTTTCGTTTAAGGAGAGAGGGAATATGGTGAGAAAAGATCTACTCGATATTCTGGCTTGTCCTAAATGCCGCGAAAAGGTAACCCTGAGCGATGATAATAACTGGCTTGTCTGTGAACAATGCGCTCTCAGGTATCCTGTCGAGGATGATATTCCGATAATGCTTATCGACAGGGCCGAGAGTCTGAAGTAGCGGCAAGCGGGAGGCTCGGGACAGGTGTGTGTCTTTACTCATTTTGCGGCGGGAGCGCTTCTG
This genomic interval carries:
- a CDS encoding Trm112 family protein codes for the protein MRKDLLDILACPKCREKVTLSDDNNWLVCEQCALRYPVEDDIPIMLIDRAESLK